Within the Opitutaceae bacterium TAV5 genome, the region GACAACGAAATGAACCGCGACATGCTCTCCCGCCGCCTCCTCCGCCGCGGCTACGAGATCGTCATCGCCGTGGACGGCCGGCAAGGCGTCGACCTCGCCGCCAGCGAACAACCCGCCCTCATCCTCATGGACATGAGCCTCCCCGTCATCGACGGCTGGGAGGCCACCCGCCGCATCAAGGCAGGGGAGACCACCCGGCACATCCCCGTCATCGCCCTCACCGCCCATGCCATGGCCGGCGACCGCGAACAGGCCCTCGCCGCCGGCTGCGACGACTACGACACCAAGCCCATCGACCTCGCCCGGCTCCTCCCCAAGATCGAGAAATTCGCCGGTCCCGGCTCGCCTCCGTAAGCCATGTCCTCACCCACCCCGCT harbors:
- a CDS encoding chemotaxis protein CheY, translated to MPRILLVEDNEMNRDMLSRRLLRRGYEIVIAVDGRQGVDLAASEQPALILMDMSLPVIDGWEATRRIKAGETTRHIPVIALTAHAMAGDREQALAAGCDDYDTKPIDLARLLPKIEKFAGPGSPP